A DNA window from Drosophila sechellia strain sech25 chromosome X, ASM438219v1, whole genome shotgun sequence contains the following coding sequences:
- the LOC6615197 gene encoding ATP-binding cassette sub-family A member 13 isoform X1: protein MRVHLNGREVRELLRKDLLVRWRQKGLSLILLAWPVMVFMLLYLIRLKYGSEELEACQYPTRLLPTKNQVVPAAFSYICSIENRCQPAHPYEEYSHWKEAPLHSVIDVVNAFVTDERLHKAVVELAEKANFVSAITTLITSDRLDIIRSNISEIISLVPEIERRMNYSFDIKHLFSNRETFVKLGVLLCGHPFPNTDTIPLVNEILESEDFSQANDAELDAMPTRRRRRSQDLPTDWRPTKYCKRLYRDVTSTNQGKLTWNTIKPIIQGRILYTPANAVTESVVKFSNATFEELDRLKQLSRAAATILTKLHTNATFQEAFDNLLKLAKSPLVKSLVGDDFDIGEIERVFQYIRTNQLIYDILTTVADLMDCVSADRFEAVESVDELHKRAYELNQNKLFLAALNMEDVSLKQASYRLHMDTDNTQPTFENRNRFWFPGPADSMVIDLKYHRGFVQLKQMVDLGIIKSKREEAGFAPEEDGPESGRSLSGLFSIKQVENDASDEDDDDFDLSLEESGDEQATPKVLASANDQEETTISPSSLDGITTEEVMVTTEQTVVSGDPDLLLLKDEDVLKRSKRQGLLDLLGGFGGSGDAKKKNKFEVDNMQFYTKQFPYPSFLNDVFKRGLYLAQGVQVAYLLGLVVFVALCVRERIWMRESRNSMLMRSMGLKAHSELVAWALISFLEICVIFALISVVLYSGGILGYTNWFFMMFYCLSFGLCLISFCYMCTNFFNSANIGAVASALLFFISLCPFIIVLMFDAKLSVFEGFLVDLSFTTAFAKGWGELMRMELQQEGLTVRHLIQVGPARSECAMALLMFLLDFLLYAVIGLAYQRYKKNNYSFVKVSRSQLDGKLGASLVNVSKLYGSKCAVSNVSLDFARNQVSCLLGRNGAGKSTLIKLLTGQIGQSSGKVLLSGEHQVGVCWQDNILIPTLTAREHLQLYAQIKIPQGGSGGVEEIRSEVAQTLQSLNFGKHESYPSWQLSGGYRRRLCVAIAFIASPSVVILDEPCNGVDAKARKDIWQLIERLRQGRAVIFATHFLDEAKYLSDSLVIMRNGRIIAQHSRDSLQCLCTSNYSIRLRCADATGVTFVIQKAQQLLPQTQVTHSGAADYPHSLTINASYAEHLTPGAVEFLELLQSQVVAGSISDVELTASSSLEQEFEQLNRNGEETGPRRPASDRSGVVVGPAMITDEPPTACKQFRLLMGKRLRHLSRNYRLLLYVLLLPALFELCAMWFVSYRLEDDFDTVLPLTRSLYPQTTQFLSQERATSFSEKLYPQLRTSCDHMGECRVFNTSEQAYDWVLNSWGEYSERRYGGYGLNGSGATVWYNNKGYHSMMAWLNDLNSELLRTTMNDSESSILTLNEPWKLGYAELSTSSILRQAGDGSMVFILLIAFGLVVASGSVYLVNERVNGEKLQQRLCGVSAATYWLVALIWDYLVMVLGLIVCLVVILMFGMPVFVDRQQLVGIIGLSLAFSFACVPSVHVAEKIFSDSSIAIVSIFCANLIVPMVTMGIILILGVVGDGPAWDDWRHALNQAFLIFPIHALGDGFLELCKNYMVALVFRRYDIESYKHPLASDLLGRHFTALFLVGVAALIINVLIECHFLRRLWQRVERLLDCTYRRELDKLGQLKLVNIQSIFKSCVATGEAVRAENLWLAYRRGHYAVRNVYFSVQRGECFGLLGKNGAGKSTIFKLLTGQLQPDVGQIYFEQPGISYCPQSNPLDPLLTTTECIRFYGRLRGIRDLDQFLDRVLDTYELRPYKDVQVRNLSGGNRRKLTVAVTCCGCTPTVLMDEPTSDMDPVTRDMVYATIEQLLLARRAVVLTSHSVSEIEHLCQRVAVLRAGQVIASNSPQRLKSEHGGYYSVTCFCGPAQQAILSRSLSQRLPGARDLQHYAHSLRFLVRIRSPGSLGDAPLLSELFAILRDVCVNVARFSLSRCRFETVFERILDSSESNGSNGVHKDQQQQDGRKDLPSKSPAVGGTLETGYIHCGYEETRT from the exons ATGAGGGTGCACCTGAATGGTCGCGAGGTCCGGGAGCTGTTGCGAAAGGATTTGCTGGTGCGATGGCGACAGAAAGGGCTGAGTCTGATCCTGCTGGCCTGGCCAGTGATGGTCTTTATGCTGCTCTACCTGATCCGTCTGAAGTACGGATCGGAGGAGCTGGAGGCCTGCCAGTATCCCACCCGCCTGCTGCCCACCAAGAACCAAGTGGTTCCCGCTGCCTTCTCCTACATATGCAGTATTGAGAACCGCTGCCAGCCGGCCCATCCCTACGAGGAGTATTCCCATTGGAAGGAGGCGCC ACTGCACTCCGTGATCGATGTGGTCAACGCGTTCGTAACCGACGAACGGCTCCACAAGGCCGTCGTGGAGCTGGCCGAGAAGGCCAACTTTGTGTCGGCCATAACTACATTGATCACCAGTGATCGGCTCGATATCATACGAA GTAACATAAGTGAAATAATTTCCCTGGTGCCCGAAATCGAACGACGAATGAACTACAGCTTCGACATCAAACATTTGTTTTCGA ATCGCGAGACCTTCGTGAAGTTGGGCGTTCTTTTGTGTGGTCATCCGTTTCCCAATACCGATACTATACCGCTGGTCAATGAAATCCTGGAATCCGAGGACTTTAGCCAAGCCAACGATGCAGAGCTCGATGCAATGCCCA cccgtcgtcgtcgtcgatcCCAAGATCTTCCCACGGACTGGAGGCCAA CTAAATACTGCAAGCGCCTCTACCGGGATGTGACTTCTACGAACCAAGGCAAACTCACCTGGAACACCATCAAGCCGATTATCCAGGGACGGATCTTGTATACCCCTGCCAACGCTGTGACCGAAAGCGTGGTGAAGTTT agtaATGCTACCTTTGAGGAACTGGATAGGCTGAAGCAACTTAGTCGTGCAGCAGCTACTATTCTCACCAAGCTGCACACAAACGCTACTTTCCAGGAGGCCTTCGATAATCTGCTCAAGTTGGCCAAGTCGCCACTGGTCAAGAGTTTGGTCGGCGATGACTTCGATATTGGGGAAATTGAAAGGGTCTTCCAATACATTCGCACCAACCAACTGATATATGATATTCTTACCACCGTGGCAGATTTAATGGATTGCGTTTCGGCCGATCGTTTTGAGGCTGTAGAAAGTGTGGACGAACTGCACAAGAGAGCCTACGAACTAAATCAGAACAAGTTGTTTTTGGCCGCCCTCAATATGGAGGACGTAAGTCTAAAGCAAGCGTCCTACCGCCTGCATATGGATACGGATAACACACAGCCGACTTTTGAGAACCGGAACAGATTCTGGTTCCCCGGACCCGCCGACAGCATGGTTATTGACCTCAAGTATCATCGTGGCTTCGTTCAGCTCAAACAGATGGTCGACCTGGGAATTATCAAGAGCAAGCGAGAAGAGGCGGGCTTTGCGCCGGAGGAGGATGGGCCTGAAAGTGGGCGTTCCTTAAGTGGTCTTTTTAGCATCAAGCAAGTGGAGAACGATGCGTCCgatgaggatgatgatgaCTTTGATCTCAGTCTGGAGGAAAGCGGTGACGAGCAGGCCACTCCAAAGGTATTAGCGTCTGCGAATGATCAGGAGGAAACTACCATTTCTCCTTCATCCTTGGATGGGATAACCACCGAAGAAGTTATGGTCACTACAGAACAGACAGTCGTAAGTGGTGACCCAGATCTGCTCCTGCTCAAGGATGAAGATGTGCTGAAGCGCTCAAAACGGCAGGGTTTGTTAGATTTGCTTGGAGGCTTCGGTGGATCTGGGgatgccaaaaaaaagaacaagttCGAAGTGGACAACATGCAGTTCTACACCAAGCAATTTCCTTATCCGTCCTTCCTTAACGATGT ctttaaGCGTGGCTTGTACTTGGCCCAAGGTGTCCAGGTGGCTTATCTACTCGGTCTGGTTGTATTCGTGGCTCTTTGTGTAAGGGAACGCATCTGGATGCGAGAAAGCCGTAATAGCATG TTGATGCGATCAATGGGTCTGAAGGCGCATTCCGAGCTGGTAGCCTGGGCGCTGATAAGTTTTTTGGAGATTTGTGTAATCTTTGCGCTGATCAGCGTGGTCCTATACAGTGGCGGTATTTTGGGCTATACCAACTGGTTTTTCATGATGTTCTACTGCCTGAGCTTTGGCCTTTGCCTAATTTCGTTCTG TTATATGTGCACCAACTTCTTTAATTCGGCAAACATTGGTGCTGTGGCCTCCGCCCTTCTATTTTTCATTAGCCTTTGTCCGTTTATCATTGTGCTGATGTTCGATGCCAAATTGAGCGTTTTCGAGGGCTTCCTGGTGGACCTCTCCTTCACAACGGCCTTTGCCAAGGGCTGGGGCGAGCTGATGCGAATGGAGCTGCAGCAGGAGGGACTGACAGTACGTCATCTCATCCAGGTGGGTCCTGCGAGAAGTGAGTGCGCCATGGCGCTGCTCATGTTCCTCCTCGATTTTCTGCTGTATGCGGTTATTGGACTGGCCTACCAGCGCTATAAGAAAA ATAACTACAGCTTTGTGAAGGTCAGTCGCTCGCAATTGGACGGCAAACTGGGCGCCTCGTTGGTTAATGTTAGCAAACTGTACGGCAGCAAGTGCGCTGTTTCAAACGTAAGCCTCGACTTTGCGCGCAACCAGGTGAGCTGTCTTCTGGGTCGAAATGGAGCTGGAAAGAGCACGCTGATCAAGTTGCTCACCGGACAAATCGGGCAGAGCAGTGGCAAGGTCCTGTTGTCCGGAGAGCACCAAGTGGGTGTCTGCTGGCAGGATAATATCTTAATCCCCACGCTGACGGCTCGGGAGCACCTGCAGTTGTATGCACAGATCAAGATACCACAAGGTGGGAGTGGAGGTGTGGAGGAGATCCGCTCAGAGGTTGCCCAAACCCTCCAAAGTCTAAACTTTGGTAAGCACGAATCTTATCCTTCGTGGCAGCTCTCCGGGGGCTACAGACGACGCCTCTGCGTGGCCATAGCCTTCATTGCTTCGCCCAGTGTGGTCATCTTGGATGAGCCCTGCAATGGGGTGGATGCCAAGGCTAGAAAGGACATTTGGCAGTTGATTGAGCGCTTGCGTCAAGGGAGGGCAGTCATCTTTGCCACCCATTTCCTGGATGAGGCCAAGTACCTCAGTGATTCACTTGTGATAATGCGGAAT GGTCGCATTATTGCCCAGCATAGTCGAGACTCCCTGCAGTGTTTGTGTACCTCAAACTATAGCATTCGATTACGTTGCGCCGATGCCACTGGAGTAACCTTCGTCATCCAGAAGGCACAGCAGCTTCTCCCCCAGACTCAGGTAACCCATTCGGGAGCCGCAGATTACCCTCACAGTCTGACCATCAATGCCAGCTATGCGGAGCATCTAACACCAGGAGCTGTCGAATTTCTGGAACTGCTGCAGTCCCAAGTGGTAGCTGGCAGCATCAGCGATGTGGAGCTCACAGCCAGCTCTAGCCTGGAACAGGAGTTCGAGCAGTTAAATAGGAATGGCGAGGAAACGGGACCTCGACGTCCTGCCAGCGATCGGAGTGGAGTAGTCGTAGGCCCTGCAATGATAACAGACGAACCACCAACCGCTTGCAAGCAATTCCGACTGCTCATGGGCAAGCGATTGAGGCACCTGTCCCGGAACTACCGCCTCCTGCTCTATGTCCTCCTGCTCCCAGCTCTTTTCGAACTGTGTGCCATGTGGTTCGTCAGCTATCGTCTGGAAGATGACTTCGACACTGTTTTACCCCTGACCCGATCGCTCTATCCCCAAACCACTCAGTTTTTGTCACAGGAAAGGGCAACCAGCTTCTCCGAGAAACTGTATCCACAGCTAAGAACCTCATGTGACCATATGGGAGAGTGCAGAGTATTCAATACTTCTGAACAGGCCTACGATTGGGTCCTGAACTCTTGGGGCGAGTATAGCGAGCGCCGATACGGCGGCTATGGATTAAACGGGTCAGGTGCTACAGTTTGGTATAACAATAAGGGATATCACTCCATGATGGCCTGGTTAAACGACCTCAACTCGGAGCTACTGCGCACGACTATGAACGACTCAGAGTCCAGTATCCTTACCCTGAATGAACCGTGGAAACTGGGTTATGCCGAACTTAGTACCAGCTCGATCCTTCGGCAGGCAGGTGACGGGTCTATGGTCTTTATCTTACTGATAGCTTTTGGCTTGGTAGTGGCCTCCGGTTCCGTTTATTTGGTAAACGAGCGTGTTAATGGTGAGAAGCTGCAGCAAAGATTGTGCGGAGTAAGCGCGGCTACCTACTGGCTGGTGGCCCTCATCTGGGATTATCTGGTGATGGTCCTGGGTCTGATTGTCTGCCTCGTTGTAATCCTGATGTTCGGAATGCCTGTCTTTGTGGACCGCCAGCAGCTGGTGGGCATAATTGGACTGTCCCTGGCCTTTAG CTTCGCCTGTGTTCCATCTGTTCATGTGGCTGAGAAGATCTTCAGCGATTCAAGCATTGCCATTGTGTCGATTTTTTGCGCCAATCTTATTGTCCCGATGGTCACCATGGGCATCATCCTGATCCTGGGTGTGGTGGGCGATGGGCCAGCGTGGGATGATTGGCGCCACGCCCTCAACCAGGCCTTTTTGATCTTTCCAATTCATGCTTTGGGAGACGGCTTCCTGGAGTTGTGCAAGAACTATATGGTGGCCTTGGTATTCCGCCGCTACGACATCGAATCGTATAAGCATCCCTTGGCCAGTGACCTGCTTGGGCGCCACTTTACCGCCCTGTttttggtgggcgtggccgccCTGATCATCAACGTCCTCATCGAGTGTCATTTTCTGCGGCGTCTGTGGCAGCGAGTGGAGCGGTTGCTGGACTGCACCTACCGCCGCGAGCTGGATAAACTGGGTCAGCTGAAGCTGGTAAACATCCAGAGCATCTTCAAGAGCTGCGTGGCCACCGGTGAAGCGGTGCGGGCGGAGAATCTCTGGCTGGCCTACCGCCGCGGGCACTATGCGGTGCGTAATGTTTACTTCAGTGTCCAGCGGGGCGAATGCTTCGGGTTGTTGGGCAAGAATGGAGCCGGGAAGTCCACAATCTTCAAGCTGCTCACTGGGCAATTGCAGCCCGACGTGGGACAAATTTACTTCGAGCAA CCCGGCATTTCATACTGCCCGCAGAGCAACCCGCTGGACCCGCTTCTGACGACGACCGAGTGCATCCGCTTCTACGGACGCCTGCGCGGCATTCGCGATCTGGATCAATTTTTGGACCGTGTGCTGGACACGTACGAGCTGCGTCCCTACAAGGATGTCCAGGTGCGGAACCTGAGTGGCGGCAATAGGCGCAAGCTAACTGTGGCTGTGACCTGTTGCGGATGCACGCCCACCGTCCTGATGGATGAACCAACGAGCGATATGGATCCCGTGACCAGGGACATGGTGTATGCCACCAtcgagcagctgctgctggcccgCAGAGCGGTGGTGCTGACCTCTCATTCCGTTTCGGAGATCGAGCATCTGTGCCAAAGGGTGGCGGTGCTTAGGGCGGGCCAGGTCATCGCCAGCAATAGTCCGCAGCGATTGAAATCAGAACATGGTGGTTACTACTCCGTGACCTGCTTCTGCGGCCCCGCCCAACAGGCTATTCTTTCAAGAAGCTTGAGTCAACGATTGCCGGGAGCCCGGGACTTGCAGCACTATGCCCACAGCTTGCGGTTCCTCGTCAGGATCCGTTCGCCTGGCAGCCTGGGCGATGCCCCCCTTCTCTCTGAACTCTTCGCCATCCTTCGCGATGTCTGCGTGAATGTGGCTCGCTTTTCGCTGAGTCGCTGCCGTTTCGAGACCGTTTTCGAACGAATCCTTGACAGCAGCGAGTCGAATGGCAGCAATGGCGTGCACAaggatcagcagcagcaggatggCAGGAAGGATCTGCCAAGCAAATCCCCTGCTGTCGGTGGCACTCTCGAAACCGGCTATATTCATTGTGGCTATGAGGAGACAAGAACTTAA